CAAGCTACGATGCTCAAGTTAATTCAGTTCTGCAGTAGTCCTTGTTTATTAGTGGATGCATTTCTTTTGATGCAATACGTCTAAACAATacccttagagcatctccagcagtctCCCAATAAATATTTCCCAATAACTAGTTAACGTGGGTATCCCAATATCCATTTCATTGTTATTGGGAGTTACTTTTGCACCCTCCTTTATTTAGGGGGAGTTGGGGGTGAATTATTGGGTTGTCCCAATAATTATTGAGAAAAGGGAAAAGTAAAGGGAGTCTGCTGAGCACTATTTTTTTTACCAACTCTCCCAATACAGTAGTTGGATTGGGAATTGGGgaactgctggagatgctcttaacaCTAACATTCAGCCTATTTTTCTGTTGGTGTTTACTATACCTGCCAGTTCAACACGAGGACGACATCGCCCAATCATGAATCTCCATGAAAGAAGTTTGAGTGTTTTGGCTTGTCGTTATGTTGATGAGGTGATCATTGGTGCTCCATGGGATGTTTCAAAAGACATGGTGAGTTTTCAGCCATGACATTACCTGACTTTTGTATAGAATCCATGATGCAACTGTCTGTAGTTGTTCCTTGTACATGGTATTCTTAAGAGACAGTGCATTTGCTGTAAGATCTGTAAGGTTGCGTTTATTTTATCCCATTGAAAAGCCATACCATAGCCTAAGAAAATGTAAAAGATAAATCTCTGAGATTCAAATAGCTGGGAAACACAATGATAGAACCTGTACAAAACAATATACCTTTGTAGAGTGATTATAGGCAATGTTATTGCTACTTCACTACAAAAGAAGAGACAAAAATGAAGTTGACAAAGTGCAGTCCTCcaattttttttactattttgttCCTCGTATCAAACTGAGGAACTTGGTCTTCATCTGAGCAGCTTGCAAATGAAACACCATGGTTGCTAGGCCTCTGCTAAGCTACCAATGACTGAGTTTCTGCCCCAACCAAAGGCATCATTATAGCTTAGTATAATGAGAAACTGTGGGCATTGTACGCCAGAACAGGTTTGGTGTCCTCAGTTTGTCCACACTGGTTGCATAAAACAACAACTAGAAGGCATATACTATTTAGATATTTTTGAAGGTTAACAATTGAGCCCTCTTATGTATTGATCGAGGTCAGGTATACCTGATGCAATTTCTGTTATGACTAGTATGTGTGTGGCCTGAGTTCTCCAGCTTCCTTTTTCTATGTGCAGATTACCACATTCAATATTTCGTTAGTTGTTCATGGAACAATTGCTGAGAACATGGACTTTATGGAGGTAATTAAGTTTTACTTTTTTTTTATGTGAACCATTTCTCTTTTGAACACAAAAATGACACAACATTGATAACTAATCGTTGTTCATTCATTTATCAGGATGATTCAAATCCATATGCTGTTCCAATAGCTATGGGCATTTACTGTAGGCTGGAGAGTCCTTTGGATATCACTACAAGTACTATTATCAGGAGGATTGTTGCTAACCATGAAGCTTACCAGGTAGCTAACATGATCTGTTGGTTATGGGTCTTTTATATGcagtatgcagcatgtagtataGTATATATATTCACAGTTACACATGTGGTTTGATTTTGTCTTCTTCATATCAGTGATGCGCATATGGGAGCTATTGTGTACTGATATTGTGCTGATGCATTTTTGCTTGAGTACCGATATTTCCCCCTTATATTATGCTTGGCAACATGTTCTTTGATGTGGGGTTGGTGTGGTTTTTATTTATTCTGGTCTATCGATCTGGTGTCGTTTGTATTCATTTTTGCTGTTCCCTTTTGCTTGTTACAGAAGCGGAACGAGAAGAAGGAAGCCAGTGAAAAGAAGTACTATGAGAGTAAAAGCTTTGTCAATGGGGAGTGAATTATGAGTAGCAGAACTTGCATGAAAATTGTTGCCCGGTTCATTTTAGACCACAACCTTGTTTGGCAAAGGCAACAGTTGGGTGATCCACAGTTTTACCCTTTTCTTCAGCACCTTTGATGTTCTGCTGACATAGCTTAGGAAGCATCAGGTGCAGCACTGGTGAGTGAGTAGCAGATGTGATAACCTGGGTGAGGTTAGAGGCATTTCCGTTGTTTTCCTCATTGTCTCCAGCCTATTTCCCCCCTGTACATGCTCCTTTTTTTGGTGGTTGTTACCAGCTGAGTTGCATTCGAGATCTCTACTCTTTGCCCTCGGAATTGTGCGGCACAGTATGGAACTCTGAATGTTAGCGTGATTAACTTATTCGATGCTGATGTTTCCCATCTGTTTCACTGTATGAGCATCAAATCCTGCTGAGTTGAAGAATGCGGGAATCGAGTTCCGTTGTGGTTGGACTGAATGAACATGGACTGTCTGTTGTGGGCCGTGACTGATAGTACACCTGGATAGCTGGATGAATCGAACGTGGGTTGGTGACACGTTGCGATCTAATGATACTCTGATATGATGGATCCGTGAGTAGCTCAAGTTGACAAATGGTTGGTTGGCCGGGGCTGCAACGTCAGACGCGGGCGGAACGGTCTGATATGATCATGCATGATTCGAGCTGGTTTGAAAACTCAGAGCAAAAATGTTCTGGGTGTCATTTTCGCTCTCATTCTGTACTCTTGATCTTGTGAGTGCATGCTCTAGTCTAAATGTACTGAAAATTCATACCAGGGCTTTTTTTTTAACTTTAGCAACTAAGAAAGCTCAACACATGACCCTGGATGCTAATAATCGCCTGCCCCTggcaataaaataaaataaaataatattcaTCAGCGTGACGATTCGACCTAATAACATCTCAGAATAATGATCTCATCAGTCACCGTGCATAATGATAGCTGGTTTGAGAATCCAGAGCAAAAATAGCTCAGCAAATGTCATTTTTCAGTCActgtcagcctgttcggttggctggttcgtatcgttgctggttcgtgaagaagtactgctggctggtttctgttctggctgaaaatttacgatcgtttacgataagccacagccaaacgaacaggctgtatatgtATATACTATCATAATCACATAATAATTCTTAGTGCCCTcgagccatggtcaccgtccCAATCACCACTCGCGTTACGTGGTGTCGCCTAGGCAAATAAAGTGTTTCTGCTTTATTTCCCGGGCTGATAATGAAAGGGAGCATATCGTCTAATCCATGGAAAGCACAAAACAGATGGAACGGAGCAACCAAACAAGTGTCACCATTTGGGTCATTCATAAGGATGGCCGCTATTTTTTTTCGTGAATAcgtaggagagctgcgtatctttGTATTAAAAAAAACAACGTTTAGAAATGTTACAACGCGGGTCTACCGGGCACACGCACACGGAATGTGATGTGCAACGCAACCTTAGAGcgagtataatagcaggctgtaagctgactaaatgctgaggtggaggagagaggggaggagagagagaggagaagcgggttgtaagcttacagccggcttgggcataagaaccaagaaagtctgtaagagagacaagtgggccatgtattaactgtaaagagccaactactatatgagtgggttgagagaaggctgcaaagaaCCTTACAGCTAGCaaaccggctgtattattagccttgctcttatccTGTCATATCCAAATGATGCTTCTGATTGGTGGGCGATCATTCGAAAGGGAAATGTAAAGGACATAACGGACGGATTAATGACACCTAAATACCCAAATCATCACCATGCATGCATCTTGGCAACTTTTCATCTGTCCGGTCCATTGCTCGATGGCCGTCCACACAACTTTCTTCAGCACCGaaacttttctcttttcttttcttttcttttcttccagtGATTAAACTCTTTCGACCGGTTGTGCTTTAGTTACAGAGTTCTTGGATTATCTTGGAGTTCGAGAAGTTTCATGGAGCActctagcccttgtttagttccaccctaacttctaaaaagttgctacagtacctatcacattgaatatttgcggcccgtgtatggagcattaaatgtagacgaaaagaaaaactaattgcacagtttggtgggaaattgcgagacgaacgttttgagcataattagtccatgtttgaacactatttgccaaataaaaacgaacgtgctacagtagtcccaaaatccaaattcctccgactaaacaaggccttagttttTTTGTTGCTGAAAGCAGCCACCGTACAGTTCTAGTATACTGACTCCCATCAGGATGGTTCGGCCATAGTGATCTGTCCCTCTTTCTTCCATTCTCACCAACCcggaaaaaaaaaaaaccccacaAACCATGTCTCGTCATCATCTCCGTGTTGTCTCGATGATCTCCCTCACCGGCTTCACCATCGTGTCCCTCGCCCTCCTCTTCGCCTCCCTGCAAGCTCAAGGTATGTAGTACGTAGTATCAATTAGCTATCGCTGGCTGTCGATCCATCGGATCATGCTCTTGATGCAGTCCTAATCCCCTGGCGATGGTGGCCTGGTGGGTAAACAAGCAGCAGCAGGAGCCAGCAGCAACTTGGGCAGCGGCAAGGAGAAACGgcagtcgtcgtcgtcgccgtcgtcggagTACCTGCCGGTGCGGAGCGTGGTGGTGTACCGGTCGCGGTCGTCGGTGgcgctgccggcggcggcggcggcgatgacaGAGTCGGAGGCGGAGGTGCTGCTCGACGTCGAACTCGAGCAGCTGCGTGGACACGAGCTGCTGCTACTCCATCGACTGCAACCTCCCGGGGAAGAAGCCCTTCGGCACCTGCGCCTTCACGCCCCAAACCTGCGGCTGCGCCGGCACCAACAACTGCACCCAACCCTCCCGATCCATCCATCCTTACCTTTGCTTTCCTCATTCCTTGTCTGACAAGAGGGCCTTCCAATTGAATGCAATGTTCTGATGATGCAATTGCAAGAGACCAAGAGTGGTATGATGCAATTTTAGCTCTTGGATCTCATCGGTGTTCCTTTCTTCCAATACTCCTAGCGGCTTCATCAGAGCTAGCAACATCCTCCTTCCACCGCCACT
The nucleotide sequence above comes from Miscanthus floridulus cultivar M001 chromosome 18, ASM1932011v1, whole genome shotgun sequence. Encoded proteins:
- the LOC136523516 gene encoding uncharacterized protein gives rise to the protein MSRHHLRVVSMISLTGFTIVSLALLFASLQAQAAGASSNLGSGKEKRQSSSSPSSEYLPVRSVVVYRSRSSVALPAAAAAMTESEAEVLLDVELEQLRGHELLLLHRLQPPGEEALRHLRLHAPNLRLRRHQQLHPTLPIHPSLPLLSSFLV